A portion of the Carya illinoinensis cultivar Pawnee chromosome 11, C.illinoinensisPawnee_v1, whole genome shotgun sequence genome contains these proteins:
- the LOC122282604 gene encoding vascular-related unknown protein 4-like, with translation MENSMNTMSKPTSSNQRTSHEYSSEESGWTVYFEDFSDHKTSNEHMSNCSPGSETSSLVSDAASLARKRSDRSEQLGAGRGSSMVKTSKRSLSFKKRKRTGRALVENALVDTASSRINMSHKVCDMNDEMDMDAERNDTDHANISQEKVVGTSGQIDERSEVRFVGRDSDCTELKKKGLCLVPLSMIVNYLR, from the exons atgGAAAACTCCATGAACACTATGAGCAAGCCCACTTCTTCCAATCAAAGAACCTCTCATGAGTACTCTTCAGAGGAGAGTGGTTGGACTGTGTACTTCGAGGATTTCTCAGATCACAAAACAAGCAACGAACACATGAGTAATTGCTCCCCTGGTTCTGAGACCTCTTCTCTGGTTTCCGATGCTGCTTCCTTGGCCAGAAAAAGGTCTGACAGGAGTGAACAATTAGGTGCTGGCCGGGGCTCGTCTATGGTTAAAACTAGCAAGAGATCGTTGAGcttcaagaaaaggaaaagaacaggCCGAGCTTTGGTTGAAAATGCATTAGTGGATACTGCTAGTTCTCGTATTAACATGAGTCACAAG GTATGTGATATGAATGATGAGATGGATATGGATGCTGAGCGAAATGATACTGATCATGCAAACATATCtcag GAGAAAGTTGTTGGCACTTCAGGACAGATAGATGAGAGAAGTGAAGTGCGTTTTGTTGGAAGAGACAGCGATTGCACAGAATTGAAGAAGAAGGGCCTTTGCTTAGTTCCTTTGTCTATGATAGTGAATTATCTTCGATGA